A genome region from Candidatus Thermokryptus mobilis includes the following:
- the dnaA gene encoding chromosomal replication initiator protein DnaA: MDSLNEKEVKANSELTNEPSSQKGLVDAKAVWDECLSIIKDNINPLSFKTWFEPIVPLKVEGKQLTIQVPSQFFYEWLEEHYYGLIKKTLAKVLGEGAKLVYSVVMENSSIDEPKAIINLPSVPKPTKSPSSQVQTHSIQVKSPSEYEAFDADIFGKTNLNPRYTFDNFVKGDCNQLARAAALAVANNPGGTSFNPLLVYGGVGLGKTHLIQAIGNYVLANKKATRVYYVSSEKFTIDFVEAIQKDKVNEFSNFYKSMDVLIVDDIQFLAGKEKTQDNFFHIFNALHQARKQIVLSSDRPPKELKGVDERLISRFQWGLIADIQPPDLETRIAILKKKAEDNGIELPQEVIEYIAVHITSNIRELEGCLISLLAKSSLENRKIDIELAKEVVRTIVKDTSVNVTIEEIQRIVCEYFGIPTDMLKAKTRKQEVAIARQIAMYLCKELTDSSLKTIGLHFGGRDHSTVIHACQSVEDEMKRNEKFRNLVEQLRRKIEFNSK, translated from the coding sequence ATGGACTCGTTAAACGAAAAAGAAGTTAAGGCTAATAGCGAGCTAACCAATGAACCCTCCTCCCAAAAAGGTTTGGTTGACGCAAAAGCTGTATGGGATGAATGTCTTTCAATAATCAAGGATAATATCAACCCCCTGAGCTTTAAAACATGGTTTGAACCGATTGTCCCTTTAAAAGTTGAGGGAAAACAGCTTACGATTCAAGTACCAAGTCAATTTTTTTATGAATGGCTTGAGGAACATTATTACGGGTTGATCAAGAAGACCTTGGCGAAAGTTTTAGGTGAAGGGGCAAAGCTTGTTTATTCCGTCGTGATGGAAAATTCATCAATAGACGAGCCTAAGGCGATTATAAATTTACCATCCGTTCCAAAACCGACAAAGTCACCATCAAGTCAAGTTCAAACTCACTCAATTCAAGTTAAATCCCCATCCGAATATGAAGCATTTGACGCTGATATTTTCGGAAAAACAAATTTAAATCCAAGATATACATTTGATAATTTTGTAAAAGGTGATTGCAATCAACTTGCACGAGCAGCTGCTCTTGCGGTTGCGAATAACCCTGGAGGGACATCTTTTAATCCGCTTTTGGTTTATGGAGGTGTTGGGCTTGGGAAAACACACTTGATCCAGGCGATAGGTAATTATGTGCTTGCAAATAAAAAGGCAACAAGAGTTTATTATGTATCAAGCGAAAAATTCACAATTGATTTCGTTGAGGCGATCCAAAAGGATAAGGTCAACGAGTTTTCAAATTTCTATAAAAGTATGGATGTCTTGATAGTTGATGACATTCAATTCCTTGCCGGGAAAGAAAAGACACAGGATAATTTCTTTCACATATTTAATGCTTTACATCAAGCGAGAAAACAAATAGTTCTCTCCAGCGATAGACCCCCGAAGGAGCTGAAAGGTGTTGATGAGAGATTAATTTCGCGGTTTCAATGGGGATTGATCGCTGATATTCAACCACCGGACCTTGAAACGAGAATAGCAATTTTAAAGAAAAAAGCCGAGGATAATGGGATAGAACTTCCACAAGAAGTAATTGAATATATAGCGGTTCATATAACATCAAATATAAGGGAGCTTGAAGGTTGTCTTATAAGTTTGCTTGCGAAATCGTCGCTTGAAAATAGAAAAATTGACATTGAACTTGCAAAGGAAGTCGTTAGAACAATTGTCAAAGATACATCGGTCAATGTCACAATTGAAGAGATTCAGCGAATCGTTTGTGAATATTTTGGAATCCCGACGGATATGCTTAAAGCAAAAACAAGAAAGCAAGAAGTCGCTATAGCAAGACAAATAGCGATGTATCTTTGCAAGGAACTTACCGACTCATCTTTGAAAACAATCGGTTTACACTTCGGGGGAAGAGACCATAGCACCGTAATTCATGCTTGTCAATCGGTTGAAGATGAAATGAAAAGGAACGAGAAATTCAGGAATCTCGTGGAACAATTGAGAAGAAAAATTGAATTTAACTCAAAATAA
- a CDS encoding hybrid sensor histidine kinase/response regulator yields the protein MSELEKLKRENELLRKNLENLMRITENLVSTLEIDELLETLVGRLAEITNSDGTAIALFDDGNLTIKKATGVIAKLAGLKLPKEESFSWRIINEGKTIYQRTEEPTSKIYIDIKDLGISTSLGIPLKRFNRVIGVLSLHWLKPYTPTEEEIHLLEVTAERITLSIMNAQQFEQIKLQAQLIDLSPSALIVGDLNDMIMFWNKSAEEIYGYTKEEAIGKNITDLIYKPEHLEDYFKAKDITLKDGKWSGELKQKTKDGRTITVWSNFKLLIDDEGRQVKILVANTNITEKKKIEALLNRAQRLEAIGRLAAGIAHDLNNILQPITMASEILRRRSRDEAEQRYIEIINLSAQRGAQLVKQILTFSKGISGEKGIVQVKHLIREVETILKETFPKNIKIEVDIQKDLWEVVADPNQIMQVLMNLCVNAKDAMPNGGKLAIKAQNLTLDNHYATQISGIKPGPYILITVEDTGVGIPAEIIDKIFDPFFTTKEPEKGTGLGLSTVNNIIKEHDGFINVYSEVGKGTIFKVYLPASSGEIKPAIEEITEEITVGDQELILIAEDEAPICLMIKTVLEDNNYRTITANNGAEALVKFIQNKDEIALIIVDLGMPVMDGAELIKTVRKIEPKAKIIATSGLATPTALLDEVVKNISAFIQKPFDAKTLLKETTRVLKS from the coding sequence ATGTCGGAACTTGAAAAACTCAAGCGGGAAAATGAGCTTCTTCGGAAAAATCTTGAAAATTTGATGCGCATAACCGAAAACCTCGTCAGTACTCTTGAAATAGATGAACTCCTTGAAACACTTGTGGGTCGCCTTGCCGAGATTACAAATTCAGATGGCACAGCGATTGCTCTCTTTGATGACGGAAACCTCACTATTAAGAAGGCAACCGGCGTAATTGCAAAACTTGCTGGCTTAAAATTACCTAAAGAAGAGAGCTTCTCGTGGAGAATTATAAATGAAGGAAAAACCATTTACCAAAGGACAGAAGAACCCACCTCTAAAATTTACATAGATATAAAAGACCTTGGTATTTCAACAAGCTTGGGTATCCCATTGAAAAGGTTTAACAGAGTGATAGGAGTTTTATCCCTGCACTGGCTCAAACCCTATACCCCAACTGAAGAAGAGATACATCTACTTGAGGTCACCGCGGAAAGAATCACTTTATCTATAATGAATGCCCAACAATTTGAGCAAATCAAGCTTCAAGCACAACTTATTGATCTTTCGCCATCTGCTTTAATAGTCGGAGATTTGAACGATATGATAATGTTCTGGAATAAATCAGCCGAGGAAATTTATGGATATACAAAAGAAGAAGCAATCGGAAAGAATATAACGGACTTAATTTACAAGCCAGAGCATCTTGAGGATTATTTCAAGGCAAAGGATATCACGCTTAAAGATGGGAAATGGAGCGGGGAGTTAAAACAAAAGACAAAAGATGGACGAACGATAACAGTTTGGTCAAATTTTAAACTTTTGATCGATGACGAGGGAAGACAGGTTAAAATTTTGGTCGCAAATACAAATATAACCGAAAAGAAGAAAATTGAAGCACTTTTAAACCGAGCCCAGCGACTTGAAGCCATTGGACGACTTGCAGCTGGGATAGCTCACGATCTAAATAACATATTACAGCCAATAACAATGGCCTCAGAGATACTCAGGCGAAGGTCAAGGGATGAGGCGGAGCAAAGATATATTGAAATAATCAATCTCTCAGCGCAAAGAGGTGCGCAACTTGTGAAACAGATCTTGACATTTTCCAAAGGGATAAGTGGTGAAAAAGGAATCGTTCAGGTCAAACACTTGATAAGGGAAGTTGAAACGATTTTGAAGGAAACCTTCCCTAAAAACATAAAGATTGAAGTTGACATCCAAAAAGACCTGTGGGAAGTCGTCGCCGACCCTAATCAAATAATGCAAGTTTTAATGAACCTATGTGTAAACGCAAAAGATGCCATGCCAAATGGCGGTAAGCTAGCTATAAAGGCACAAAACTTAACGCTTGACAATCACTATGCAACTCAAATCTCGGGTATAAAACCAGGTCCATATATACTCATAACCGTTGAAGACACAGGAGTTGGAATACCAGCGGAGATAATTGACAAAATTTTTGATCCCTTCTTCACAACTAAAGAACCAGAAAAAGGAACAGGGCTTGGTCTTTCAACTGTAAACAACATCATAAAAGAACATGATGGTTTTATAAATGTATATAGCGAGGTTGGGAAAGGAACTATTTTCAAAGTTTATCTCCCAGCATCAAGTGGGGAAATAAAACCGGCAATTGAAGAAATCACCGAGGAAATTACCGTTGGCGATCAGGAGTTAATACTCATCGCTGAAGACGAAGCTCCTATTTGCTTGATGATAAAAACAGTACTTGAAGATAATAATTATAGAACTATAACCGCAAATAACGGTGCTGAAGCGCTTGTAAAATTCATACAAAATAAAGATGAAATTGCCCTCATCATCGTCGACCTTGGGATGCCAGTTATGGATGGTGCAGAACTCATAAAAACTGTCAGAAAAATAGAGCCAAAAGCTAAAATAATAGCCACAAGTGGGCTTGCCACCCCGACAGCACTGCTTGACGAGGTTGTAAAAAATATATCTGCATTCATTCAAAAACCTTTTGATGCAAAAACCCTACTCAAAGAGACGACAAGAGTGTTAAAATCTTGA
- the fliE gene encoding flagellar hook-basal body complex protein FliE → MIKAINSLSSGEIAGIKASERVRESVQSFQQVLKEFIKDVNELQLEAGEAVEKAITGEINDIHDVMIAVEKAKTSFELLMEVRNKMLEAYKELMRLQV, encoded by the coding sequence ATGATCAAGGCGATAAACTCCCTAAGTTCAGGTGAAATCGCGGGTATAAAAGCGAGCGAGAGGGTAAGGGAGAGCGTTCAAAGTTTTCAGCAAGTATTGAAGGAATTTATCAAAGATGTGAATGAACTTCAGCTTGAGGCAGGGGAAGCCGTTGAAAAAGCGATTACCGGTGAAATAAACGATATACATGATGTGATGATAGCTGTTGAAAAGGCAAAGACGAGTTTTGAGCTTTTAATGGAGGTTAGGAACAAGATGCTTGAGGCGTATAAGGAATTGATGCGTTTACAGGTTTAA
- a CDS encoding adenylate kinase produces MRLILFGPPGVGKGTQAQILSQKLNIPHISTGDILREAVKNQTELGLKAKSFMDKGELVPDDVMIGIIKEVLSSEKCKSGFILDGFPRTINQAKALDEIFDELNIKLDYVISIEVDDDEIIKRLTNRRTCRNCGAVYNLLIDHIPEDNKCPRCGGELYQRSDDNPDVIKNRLKVYRESTQILLEYYDKKNILKKINGVGEINHITKLILQSIGVKD; encoded by the coding sequence ATGCGTCTCATCCTCTTTGGTCCGCCCGGAGTTGGAAAGGGAACCCAAGCCCAAATCCTTTCTCAAAAACTTAACATCCCACATATATCAACTGGGGATATACTTCGCGAAGCGGTAAAAAATCAAACAGAACTCGGGCTTAAAGCAAAATCGTTTATGGACAAAGGTGAACTCGTCCCGGATGATGTGATGATAGGTATAATAAAAGAGGTGCTCTCATCCGAAAAATGCAAAAGCGGTTTTATACTTGATGGTTTCCCCAGAACGATAAACCAAGCAAAGGCGCTTGATGAAATTTTTGATGAGCTTAACATAAAACTTGACTATGTCATAAGCATTGAGGTTGATGACGACGAAATAATTAAACGCCTAACAAATCGGCGCACTTGCAGAAATTGCGGGGCTGTTTACAATTTGCTTATTGATCATATCCCAGAAGATAATAAATGCCCAAGGTGCGGTGGCGAACTTTATCAAAGAAGCGATGATAACCCGGATGTCATAAAAAACAGATTGAAAGTTTACAGGGAATCAACCCAAATACTACTTGAATATTATGACAAAAAAAACATCTTGAAAAAAATAAATGGCGTCGGAGAGATAAACCACATAACTAAACTAATCCTTCAAAGCATCGGAGTTAAAGATTAG
- the fliF gene encoding flagellar basal-body MS-ring/collar protein FliF — MNSLNQIKEFWKGLSNIRKIILVGSVLVCLVVFLVLISWVREPEYAVLFSNLEPGDASKIIEKLKERKIEYKLKDDGRTILVPKQNVYELRLQLAGEGLPNSSIVGYEIFDKGNIGVSDFVQKINYKRALEGELARTILQLDGVEAARVHIVIPEKALFKEDQKEPTASVILKLKQGAKLTRENVQSIAYLVANSVEGLEPRNVTILDSRGRLLSEDSESDPIAKISSKQYELKKNVEQYLSDKVQSLLDGVLGPGNSMVRVDVELNFTQVEKTMEEYDPDKTVVRSEQTIQERSSSVDSTFLTTSSQKNNTITNYEVTRTLQRIVEGVGNIKRLSVAVLVNGTYKVNDVGGVKKVEYIPRDEQQIEKLTQIVKNAVGFNPDRNDQVSVVNIPFESVGGEMEFVYRETPKESWRELVEKIIIGLAILLSIVLIFMLLGRLRVRREIPEVEVKEFPPVAPQTQLEGPETLAVEEVKPSEEELELELVRKEQIKEKVTEYIRENSEQATRLVKVWLLEEEKPKWQRR, encoded by the coding sequence ATGAACTCGCTCAATCAGATAAAAGAATTTTGGAAAGGGTTAAGCAACATAAGGAAAATAATTCTCGTTGGTTCTGTTCTTGTTTGCCTTGTTGTTTTCTTGGTTTTGATTTCCTGGGTTCGTGAGCCAGAATATGCGGTTTTATTTTCAAACCTTGAGCCCGGGGACGCAAGTAAGATAATTGAAAAGTTGAAGGAGAGAAAGATTGAGTACAAGTTAAAAGATGATGGTCGGACTATACTTGTGCCGAAGCAAAATGTATATGAGTTGCGGCTTCAATTGGCTGGAGAGGGTTTGCCTAATTCAAGTATCGTTGGGTATGAGATTTTTGATAAAGGGAATATCGGTGTTTCAGATTTCGTCCAAAAAATAAACTACAAAAGGGCGCTTGAAGGCGAGCTTGCGAGGACAATTTTACAGCTTGATGGTGTTGAAGCTGCAAGGGTTCATATCGTTATCCCTGAGAAAGCGCTTTTCAAGGAGGATCAAAAAGAGCCGACCGCATCTGTGATTTTGAAGCTCAAGCAAGGGGCTAAATTGACCAGGGAAAATGTTCAAAGCATCGCTTATCTTGTTGCAAACAGCGTTGAGGGGCTTGAGCCAAGGAATGTCACAATCCTTGATTCCAGGGGGCGACTTCTTTCGGAAGATTCAGAATCTGATCCAATTGCAAAGATAAGCTCAAAGCAATATGAATTAAAGAAAAATGTTGAACAATATCTTTCGGATAAAGTTCAAAGTTTGCTTGATGGTGTCCTTGGACCTGGAAATTCAATGGTTAGGGTTGATGTTGAGCTTAACTTCACTCAGGTTGAGAAAACCATGGAAGAGTATGACCCCGACAAAACGGTTGTTAGAAGCGAGCAGACGATTCAGGAAAGAAGCAGTTCCGTTGATTCAACTTTTTTAACTACGAGTTCGCAAAAGAATAACACTATAACGAACTATGAGGTTACACGCACGCTTCAACGGATAGTTGAAGGGGTTGGAAATATAAAACGGCTTTCGGTTGCTGTGCTTGTCAATGGGACTTATAAAGTCAATGATGTTGGTGGGGTTAAAAAAGTTGAGTATATCCCAAGGGATGAGCAACAAATTGAGAAGCTTACACAGATAGTTAAAAACGCCGTTGGTTTCAACCCAGATAGAAATGATCAGGTCTCTGTTGTGAATATCCCATTTGAATCGGTCGGGGGTGAGATGGAATTTGTTTATCGGGAGACGCCGAAGGAATCATGGAGAGAACTTGTTGAGAAAATTATCATAGGGCTTGCGATTTTGTTGTCAATTGTTCTTATTTTTATGCTTCTTGGGAGGTTAAGGGTTAGGAGAGAAATTCCGGAAGTAGAGGTGAAGGAGTTCCCGCCCGTTGCTCCTCAAACACAGCTTGAAGGGCCTGAAACCCTTGCGGTTGAAGAAGTGAAACCCTCTGAGGAAGAGTTAGAGCTTGAGCTTGTCAGAAAAGAACAGATAAAAGAGAAGGTGACGGAATATATCAGGGAAAACTCTGAACAAGCGACGAGGTTGGTCAAAGTTTGGCTATTAGAAGAGGAGAAACCGAAATGGCAAAGGCGGTGA
- the flgB gene encoding flagellar basal body rod protein FlgB has product MLKVFLFNGTKIPLLEKALDAYSLRQRVLASNIANITTIGYRRMDVNFEEELRKSLGGEFIKGLRTDEKHFQIGAKEIGEVNAEVVQEKPAFNSDPLASGVNNVDIDYEMAELAKNQIRYKLAVKLIGESFRGIQKAIKGGGV; this is encoded by the coding sequence ATGTTGAAGGTTTTTCTTTTCAACGGGACAAAAATTCCCCTACTTGAAAAGGCGCTTGATGCCTACTCGCTAAGACAGAGAGTTTTGGCATCAAACATTGCGAATATAACGACGATAGGGTATAGAAGAATGGATGTTAATTTTGAAGAGGAGTTGAGGAAAAGTTTGGGTGGTGAATTTATAAAAGGTTTGAGGACAGATGAAAAACATTTTCAGATAGGGGCTAAGGAAATCGGCGAGGTCAATGCAGAGGTTGTTCAAGAAAAGCCAGCTTTTAATTCAGACCCGTTGGCAAGCGGTGTCAACAATGTTGACATTGATTATGAGATGGCTGAACTTGCAAAGAATCAGATAAGGTATAAGCTTGCGGTTAAGTTAATAGGTGAGTCGTTCAGGGGAATTCAAAAAGCAATAAAGGGAGGTGGCGTATGA
- a CDS encoding LPXTG cell wall anchor domain-containing protein, which yields MRKIFLVFGLLGVLIAAFLMSRKRRQDFEDDEIRFELYAQ from the coding sequence ATGAGGAAAATTTTTCTTGTTTTTGGTTTGCTTGGAGTGTTAATCGCTGCTTTCTTGATGAGCCGAAAGCGGAGACAGGATTTTGAAGATGATGAAATTCGCTTTGAACTTTATGCGCAATAA
- the rlmN gene encoding 23S rRNA (adenine(2503)-C(2))-methyltransferase RlmN, whose translation MKKVSLKGLTLPELENFVVELGWEKYRARQIFKWLYNKQIDDLSKMTDLPKSYKEKLAQSVDINELKLLTFERSDCDGTIKLLFELKDGEKIESVLIPDQSRLTLCISTQVGCPIDCKFCATGAMGFMRNLTAGEIVDQVIQSQKISERRITNIVFMGMGEPLLNLKNLLKAIDIITSNDGIRIGSRKITISTVGLPDKIKELADAGRKVKLAISLHTLNEDLRKKLIPIANRYPIQSIIEAVKYYYNKIGLRITYEYILFEGLNDTDEDVKKLVELAKIVPCKINILKFHPVDFIRKDPILKNLKPSKRLEEFAQRLRENNLTVFIRSNAGEDIKAACGQLAILTEIQN comes from the coding sequence ATGAAGAAGGTATCACTAAAAGGGTTGACGTTACCTGAGCTTGAAAATTTTGTCGTTGAACTCGGCTGGGAAAAATATCGCGCAAGACAAATTTTTAAATGGTTATACAACAAGCAAATAGATGACCTCTCAAAGATGACCGATCTTCCGAAAAGCTATAAGGAGAAACTTGCACAATCTGTTGATATAAACGAGCTGAAGCTTTTAACATTTGAAAGGTCTGATTGCGATGGCACGATAAAACTTTTATTTGAACTAAAAGATGGTGAAAAAATAGAAAGTGTCCTTATCCCTGATCAATCGCGACTAACATTGTGCATCTCAACCCAGGTTGGTTGCCCGATTGATTGTAAGTTCTGCGCCACAGGAGCTATGGGCTTTATGAGAAACCTCACCGCCGGCGAAATAGTTGATCAAGTGATTCAATCACAAAAAATTTCTGAAAGAAGGATAACCAACATCGTCTTTATGGGAATGGGGGAACCACTCTTAAACCTTAAAAATCTTTTAAAGGCAATTGACATCATAACAAGCAATGACGGCATAAGAATCGGCTCAAGAAAAATCACTATCTCAACGGTTGGTCTGCCAGATAAAATCAAGGAATTGGCTGATGCGGGGAGAAAGGTTAAACTTGCCATATCGCTTCACACACTCAACGAAGACCTCAGGAAGAAACTCATCCCAATAGCAAACCGATACCCAATTCAATCAATAATTGAAGCGGTCAAGTATTACTACAACAAAATCGGACTTCGCATAACATACGAATATATACTCTTTGAAGGGCTTAACGATACGGACGAGGATGTAAAAAAACTAGTTGAACTTGCTAAAATAGTTCCCTGTAAAATAAATATACTTAAATTTCACCCTGTTGACTTCATAAGGAAAGACCCGATATTAAAAAATCTCAAACCCTCAAAACGACTTGAAGAATTCGCTCAAAGGTTAAGGGAAAATAATCTAACTGTCTTCATCCGAAGCAATGCCGGGGAAGACATAAAAGCTGCTTGCGGTCAATTAGCTATCTTAACCGAAATTCAAAATTAA
- the flgC gene encoding flagellar basal body rod protein FlgC produces MKIEKIFASFNISAMGLSAQRKRMTAIAENIANVETTRTENGTPYKRKIVVMRASPEGSFQVALRNETIGLKITDEKHFSVGGIEFFEDEAPISGVRAEIVEDDSPERLVYNPEHPDADENGYVHMPNVNIIVEMVDMISATRAYEANVTAFNASKNIAKDALEI; encoded by the coding sequence ATGAAGATTGAAAAAATTTTTGCTTCATTTAACATAAGTGCAATGGGATTAAGCGCTCAAAGGAAGAGGATGACAGCGATAGCCGAAAACATTGCAAATGTTGAGACGACGAGGACCGAAAACGGAACGCCGTATAAAAGGAAAATAGTTGTGATGAGGGCTTCGCCTGAGGGAAGTTTCCAGGTTGCTTTAAGAAATGAAACCATAGGGCTTAAGATAACTGATGAAAAGCATTTTTCAGTTGGTGGGATTGAATTTTTTGAAGACGAAGCTCCCATCAGTGGTGTAAGAGCTGAGATTGTTGAGGATGACTCCCCTGAACGGCTCGTCTATAACCCCGAACATCCGGATGCGGATGAAAATGGATATGTTCATATGCCGAATGTCAATATAATTGTTGAGATGGTTGATATGATTTCCGCAACGAGAGCTTACGAGGCAAATGTCACCGCTTTTAACGCTTCAAAAAACATAGCAAAGGATGCTTTGGAGATATGA